TGGCTTCCAGAATCCTTGGTATGGGCGACGTCCTTACCCTGATCGAGAAGGCCCAGGCAAACGTCGATGAAGAAAAAGCGAAAGAGCTTGAGAAGAAAATGCGCACAGCATCATTTACCCTTGATGACTTCCTGGACCAGCTTGGCCAGGTTAGGAAGATGGGACCGCTGGATGAAATTCTCAAAATGATGCCTGGAGCCAATAAAATCAAAGGCATGAACAATCTTCAAATCGATGAAAAGCAAATCTCGCATGTCGAGGCAATCATTCAGTCGATGACGTCGAATGAAAAGACTCATCCCGAAATCATCAACGCCAACAGGCGGAAACGGATTGCTAAAGGAAGCGGTACATCCATCCAAGAAGTCAACCGTCTGCTCAAGCAATTTGAAGATATGAAAAAGATGATGAAACAGATGACGAACATGCAGCAAAAAGGCAAGAAAAAAGGCGGATTCAAACTGCCGTTCAATCCTTTTTGACATGTAAAATTCCGGTAATTTCAGTCTGTAAAGAAAAAACACTTTACAAGCTGTTTTCAATTTGGTATTATTCTATCTTGTGTGAAACTATTCGGAGGTGCTTATTTAAAATGGCAGTAAAAATTCGTTTAAAGCGTATGGGAGCTAAAAAATCTCCTTTCTATCGTATTGTAGTAGCTGATTCACGTTCACCACGTGATGGCCGTTTCATCGAGTCTGTAGGAACTTACAACCCAGTTGCTCAACCAGCACAGGTTGAACTTAACGAAGAATTGGTTCTTAAGTGGTTAAACGACGGCGCTAAGCCATCTGATACAGTACGTAACTTGTTCTCAAAACAAGGTATCATGGAAAAATTCCACAACTCAAAGCTTAGCAAGTAATTGTGGACACGCCCATGAAAGAATTAATCGAGACGATCGTGAAGCCACTTGTTGATTTTCCGGAAGATGTTCATGTCAATGAACATGAAGAGGATCAGCGCGTAACCTACAAGCTTTCCGTCAACAAAAGTGATATGGGCAAAGTAATTGGAAAGCAGGGACGCGTTGCAAAGGCGATTCGAACAGTAGTCTATGCAGCAGGCTCGTCACAGCAAAAGAAGATTTTCTTGGAAATCGTCGAATGACAATCAGCTGCGTTTGCAGATGGAGATAACTCTATATGATTGTATTTTAAAGGGAGGGGTGACCCTCCTTTTTTCTATTTATCAAGAATTAATGTATAATGAATAACCGAAGAGTTCATTGGCATTGCTCCAGTCGACATAGGAATAATGACTAGAACCATTAACTCAAAAGGGAATTTATGGTATGGATTATTTAATATAGGAAAAGTCACTTCTAAAACAGATTTTCGCAGCCATAAAGGATGTTAGCTTTAAGGGGGAAATGCTTTGAAGGTACTTCAAACGATTATCGTCAAACAGGTGCTGACAGAAGAAAGCAGGGAAAGAATCCACCAAAAGTATCACTCAAAAAAACGGCAGCTTCAGAAGGAATGTGACCAGCTTAAATTTGAGATGAAGAAACTCGAAAAATCTAAAAAGTTTCCGCCTGAAACCTTGAAAAAGCATTTCGAACAAGAAATTAAAGTCCATAAAGAAAAGATCAAGCTTTTGGATTTTCAAATAGAACAACTACATATTCTTCCGCTTGGGAGTGAAATTAAAGAAACAGAGCTGCAGGGCATCGTTGAAATAAATGAAGGTGACCAGTGGGAAGGGTTTCTTTCAGGAAAGACTATTATTGTAAAAGATGGCATCGTGGCCGAAATACGCGAGAGGTGATCAAAGAATGGAGAAATTTTTTAATGTCGGTAAGATCGTCAATACTCATGGCATCCGAGGAGAAGTAAGAGTGATTTCTAGGACAGACTTCCCCGAAGAGCGTTATAAGATAGGCAACACTCTATATTTATTCATGCCTGGTTCTAAGGATCCTGAGGAGCTTGTAGTGAAAAGCCACAGGACCCATAAAAACTTCAACCTGCTGACATTCGAGGGCCATGACAATGTCAATCAGGTGGAAAGAATGAAGGGCGGCATTCTGAAGGTTCCTGAAACTCAAAGAGGAGAACTTGAGGAAGGCGAGTTTTATTTCCAGGATATTATCGGATGCACAATGGTAACTACAGAAGGTGAAGAACTTGGCAAGGTTATTGAGATACTGTCGCCAGGCGCCAATGATGTATGGGTTGTAAAGGGATCGAAGGGCAAAGAAATACTGATTCCGTATATCGGAGACATCGTGAAAAAAGTTGACCTCAAAGAAAAGATGATTCTGATTGAGCCGATGGAAGGGCTTCTCTCATGATGAATATCGATGTCTTGTCTATTTTTCCCGAAATGTTTGAAGGCGTTTTCGGCCATTCAATCCTAAAAAAGGCGGCTGAAAAAGGGGCTTCTAAATATAATGTAGTCAATTTCCGTGATTATGCCGATAACAAACATCAGACAGTTGATGATTATCCTTATGGAGGCGGCGCTGGGATGGTATTGAAGCCGCAGCCTATTTTCGATGCAGTAACGGATTTAAGAGAACGGGCAAAAAGTGTTTCACCAAGAGTGATTCTCATGTGTCCCCAGGGGCAAAGGTATACGCAGAAAAAAGCAGAGGAATTGGCGAAGGAAGAGCATTTAATTTTTATCTGCGGCCATTATGAAGGTTATGATGAACGCATCCGTGAGCATGTCATCACAGATGAAATTTCAATCGGCGATTATGTCCTGACAGGAGGAGAACTGGGGGCTATGGTGGTGATCGACAGTGTAGTGCGCCTTCTTCCAGGTGTGCTGGGGAGCGAAGAGTCGCACATCCAGGATTCCTTCAGTACTGGCCTGCTTGAGCATCCCCACTATACCAGACCAGCTGATTTCCGGGGAATGAAGGTGCCGGATGTCCTGATCTCTGGCAATCATAAGCTGATTGATGAGTGGCGGATGAAGGAAAGCTTGAGAAGAACTATGAATCGAAGACCAGATCTTCTTGAGGATGCAGATCTGACCGAGCAGCAAAAAAAGTGGCT
The nucleotide sequence above comes from Mesobacillus jeotgali. Encoded proteins:
- the rpsP gene encoding 30S ribosomal protein S16, whose amino-acid sequence is MAVKIRLKRMGAKKSPFYRIVVADSRSPRDGRFIESVGTYNPVAQPAQVELNEELVLKWLNDGAKPSDTVRNLFSKQGIMEKFHNSKLSK
- a CDS encoding KH domain-containing protein, with amino-acid sequence MKELIETIVKPLVDFPEDVHVNEHEEDQRVTYKLSVNKSDMGKVIGKQGRVAKAIRTVVYAAGSSQQKKIFLEIVE
- a CDS encoding YlqD family protein; protein product: MKVLQTIIVKQVLTEESRERIHQKYHSKKRQLQKECDQLKFEMKKLEKSKKFPPETLKKHFEQEIKVHKEKIKLLDFQIEQLHILPLGSEIKETELQGIVEINEGDQWEGFLSGKTIIVKDGIVAEIRER
- the rimM gene encoding ribosome maturation factor RimM (Essential for efficient processing of 16S rRNA); translation: MEKFFNVGKIVNTHGIRGEVRVISRTDFPEERYKIGNTLYLFMPGSKDPEELVVKSHRTHKNFNLLTFEGHDNVNQVERMKGGILKVPETQRGELEEGEFYFQDIIGCTMVTTEGEELGKVIEILSPGANDVWVVKGSKGKEILIPYIGDIVKKVDLKEKMILIEPMEGLLS
- the trmD gene encoding tRNA (guanosine(37)-N1)-methyltransferase TrmD, which encodes MNIDVLSIFPEMFEGVFGHSILKKAAEKGASKYNVVNFRDYADNKHQTVDDYPYGGGAGMVLKPQPIFDAVTDLRERAKSVSPRVILMCPQGQRYTQKKAEELAKEEHLIFICGHYEGYDERIREHVITDEISIGDYVLTGGELGAMVVIDSVVRLLPGVLGSEESHIQDSFSTGLLEHPHYTRPADFRGMKVPDVLISGNHKLIDEWRMKESLRRTMNRRPDLLEDADLTEQQKKWLDELVKLNE